In Fodinibius saliphilus, a genomic segment contains:
- the trxA gene encoding thioredoxin, whose protein sequence is MSKALELTDDSFEDEVLNAESGKPVLVDFWAEWCGPCKMVGPVVEELAGEFEGQAKVGKVDVDSNPETSTKYGIRSIPSLLIFKDGEVVDQIVGAVPKAQLKKQLEAQV, encoded by the coding sequence ATGAGTAAAGCTCTAGAACTAACAGATGATTCTTTTGAAGATGAAGTGCTAAATGCAGAATCTGGCAAGCCAGTTCTTGTTGATTTTTGGGCTGAGTGGTGTGGTCCATGTAAAATGGTTGGCCCTGTTGTAGAAGAACTTGCCGGTGAATTTGAAGGTCAGGCAAAGGTAGGTAAAGTTGATGTAGATTCTAATCCGGAAACATCTACGAAATATGGTATTCGCAGTATCCCATCGTTGCTTATTTTCAAAGACGGTGAAGTTGTAGATCAAATTGTTGGAGCTGTACCAAAAGCTCAGCTTAAAAAACAGTTAGAAGCACAGGTGTAA
- a CDS encoding Glu/Leu/Phe/Val family dehydrogenase gives MYTTGYYKEPGPKLDEESPFESMMERFRFAAEVLELNEGMFQYLASPVKQVTVSVPIMMDSGEIRVFEGYRVIHNNLLGPSKGGIRYAPDVTLEEVNALAAWMTWKCAIVDVPFGGAKGGVRCDPNELSKGELERLTRRYTANMLEVFGPDRDIPAPDMNTDEQVMAWIMDTYSMNAHKTETAVVTGKPILLGGSYGRKEATGRGVVTVTLAALNKVGLLPNKCSVAVQGFGNVGSVSAKLMYEQGAKIIAISDISGGYYNENGINIPEAMEYAKNNDNSLEGYSEAEKITNEELLQLECDVLIPAAKEDQINRENAAGINARIIAEGANGPVTANADSILEDKGIMVVPDILANAGGVTVSYFEWVQDRQGYFWTEERVNRRLNRMMRNAFDNLFETREKHDITLRQAAYVFGINKVAMTLKMRGLYA, from the coding sequence ATGTACACAACTGGCTACTATAAAGAGCCCGGTCCGAAGCTCGATGAAGAATCCCCCTTTGAATCAATGATGGAACGATTTCGGTTTGCAGCTGAAGTCCTCGAACTAAACGAAGGAATGTTTCAATATCTGGCCAGTCCTGTGAAACAGGTTACAGTGTCTGTCCCAATTATGATGGACTCCGGAGAAATCAGAGTGTTTGAAGGGTATCGTGTCATTCACAATAACCTACTAGGACCATCCAAGGGGGGAATTCGCTATGCACCGGATGTTACCCTGGAAGAAGTTAATGCTCTGGCAGCTTGGATGACCTGGAAATGTGCTATTGTTGATGTGCCTTTTGGTGGTGCAAAAGGTGGTGTTCGATGTGACCCGAATGAACTTTCAAAAGGAGAGCTTGAACGGTTAACACGCCGGTATACAGCCAACATGCTTGAGGTATTTGGTCCGGATCGCGACATCCCTGCCCCTGACATGAATACCGATGAGCAAGTTATGGCTTGGATCATGGATACCTACAGCATGAATGCTCACAAAACGGAAACTGCTGTGGTTACCGGTAAGCCAATCCTTTTAGGAGGATCATATGGACGCAAAGAAGCTACCGGCCGTGGCGTTGTAACGGTAACACTAGCTGCTTTAAATAAAGTTGGACTATTGCCCAATAAATGCTCTGTTGCTGTTCAAGGATTTGGTAACGTAGGTTCTGTAAGTGCAAAGCTGATGTATGAGCAAGGAGCCAAAATTATTGCTATAAGTGATATTTCTGGGGGATACTACAATGAAAATGGTATCAACATTCCCGAAGCCATGGAGTATGCTAAAAATAATGACAACTCACTGGAAGGATATTCGGAAGCAGAAAAAATTACTAATGAAGAACTGCTTCAACTTGAATGTGATGTTCTCATCCCTGCGGCCAAAGAAGATCAAATTAATCGCGAGAATGCTGCTGGCATTAATGCACGTATTATTGCAGAAGGTGCAAACGGGCCTGTTACAGCGAATGCTGACTCCATTCTTGAAGATAAAGGCATAATGGTAGTTCCCGATATTCTGGCAAATGCTGGTGGCGTCACCGTTTCTTACTTTGAATGGGTTCAAGATCGCCAAGGCTATTTCTGGACTGAAGAACGAGTGAACCGTCGTCTTAACCGCATGATGCGCAATGCTTTTGACAACCTGTTCGAGACACGTGAGAAGCATGATATTACGCTACGACAAGCTGCCTATGTATTCGGAATTAACAAGGTGGCTATGACCTTGAAGATGCGCGGGCTATATGCTTAA
- a CDS encoding ATP-binding protein, protein MSGFSEKNLILSSTFDQMERIPPFVDELKTWADLEEEDFNRILLTLSEAVNNAIVHGNEQDPDKNTYINVKLNDRTLSISIRDEGDGFDPSDTPDPLKEENLLNEGGRGIYLMEQYADEIQFNDEGREVSVIFYLDD, encoded by the coding sequence ATGTCTGGATTCAGCGAAAAAAATCTTATCCTGAGCTCTACCTTTGATCAGATGGAGCGCATACCCCCTTTTGTCGATGAGTTGAAAACATGGGCCGACCTGGAAGAAGAGGATTTTAACAGGATCTTACTCACACTCAGTGAAGCCGTAAACAACGCAATCGTACACGGTAACGAACAAGACCCGGATAAAAACACCTATATTAACGTCAAACTTAACGACCGAACCCTTTCAATCTCTATAAGAGATGAAGGAGACGGTTTTGATCCATCCGATACCCCTGACCCTCTTAAAGAAGAAAACTTGCTTAATGAGGGAGGCCGCGGCATTTACCTTATGGAACAATATGCTGATGAAATTCAGTTTAATGATGAAGGACGAGAAGTATCTGTGATCTTCTACCTTGACGATTAG
- a CDS encoding thioredoxin domain-containing protein, giving the protein MADSTNYNKNRLAQESSPYLLQHADNPVHWHPWGEEAFEKARREDKPVLVSIGYATCHWCHVMAHESFEDDEIASLMNEVFVNIKVDREERPDIDNTYMLVCQMLTGSGGWPLNVFLTPDKEPFYAATYIPRQGRHGRPGMRELIPWISQLWKNEREKVTSSSQQIIDAFQKSTTFESGERLTGDTIKMAVKQYKEQYDETYGGFSISPKFPSPHNLMLLLRYAEQLGDDTSLEMVEQTLTKMRRGGIFDHVGLGFHRYSTDREWLVPHFEKMLYDQAMLMFAYTEAWEKTNKKLFKNTADEIAHYLKRKMQDRKGGFYSAEDADSEGEEGKFYVWTIDQVRAVLPTAEAELAIEVYNLTEEGNYKDEATGQRTGKNILHLSSSITELAYERDMSPTQLQEVLESIRQKLLDARQKRVPPLLDDKILTDWNGLVMAALAKSGGTFSNEGYIKQAENCWEFINTNMITDDGLKHRYRNGEIAINAHADDYAFLIWGLIELYETTYKTEYLRKAVSLNKQFIEQFWDTEDGGFYFTSENSEKLLGRKKEVYDGAMPSSNSVAMLNLLRLGRLTGNARWEEMADQCNKLFSSDIEKALTSFGFALQSVAFTSAYSKEVIIVGDKSHSTTRRMLGELNSRFLPNTVVLLKEPKNDSINKLASFAKDFEMKDGEPTAYVCQNYSCELPVNSTKEMVELLNQ; this is encoded by the coding sequence ATGGCAGATTCCACTAATTATAACAAAAATCGTTTAGCTCAAGAGTCCAGCCCCTACCTGCTACAACACGCTGATAATCCGGTACACTGGCATCCATGGGGCGAAGAAGCATTCGAAAAAGCACGCAGGGAAGATAAACCGGTGCTTGTATCTATCGGTTATGCTACCTGCCACTGGTGTCATGTGATGGCCCACGAATCGTTTGAAGATGATGAGATTGCCTCACTGATGAACGAAGTTTTTGTAAATATCAAAGTGGATCGTGAAGAACGCCCTGATATCGATAATACCTATATGTTGGTGTGTCAGATGTTGACAGGAAGTGGAGGCTGGCCACTAAATGTGTTCCTCACTCCCGATAAAGAACCGTTTTATGCTGCCACTTATATTCCCCGCCAAGGCCGCCATGGACGACCTGGAATGCGTGAGCTCATCCCCTGGATTTCACAACTTTGGAAAAATGAACGCGAAAAGGTCACCTCCTCTTCGCAACAAATAATTGATGCTTTTCAAAAATCAACTACCTTTGAAAGCGGCGAACGTTTAACAGGCGATACCATTAAGATGGCTGTCAAACAATATAAAGAACAGTACGATGAGACCTATGGTGGTTTTAGCATCTCTCCTAAATTCCCAAGCCCTCACAATTTAATGCTGCTATTGCGCTACGCAGAACAGCTGGGTGACGATACCTCATTGGAAATGGTAGAACAAACGCTAACTAAAATGCGTCGTGGCGGTATTTTTGACCACGTGGGACTGGGCTTTCACCGTTATTCTACTGACCGCGAATGGCTGGTACCCCATTTTGAAAAAATGCTCTATGATCAAGCCATGCTGATGTTCGCCTATACCGAAGCTTGGGAAAAGACCAATAAAAAACTCTTCAAGAATACCGCAGATGAGATAGCTCATTATCTAAAACGCAAAATGCAAGACCGCAAAGGTGGATTCTACTCGGCCGAAGATGCCGATAGTGAGGGAGAAGAAGGTAAATTTTACGTTTGGACCATTGATCAAGTTCGAGCAGTACTACCAACGGCAGAGGCAGAACTTGCCATAGAAGTTTATAATCTAACTGAAGAAGGAAATTATAAAGATGAGGCCACCGGTCAACGTACCGGTAAAAACATTCTACACCTCAGTTCATCAATAACGGAACTTGCTTATGAACGTGATATGTCACCTACACAGTTACAAGAAGTCCTCGAATCAATACGGCAAAAACTGCTTGATGCCCGTCAGAAAAGGGTGCCTCCCCTGCTCGATGATAAAATTCTGACAGACTGGAATGGACTAGTCATGGCGGCGCTTGCCAAATCAGGGGGTACCTTCTCTAATGAGGGCTACATCAAACAGGCTGAAAACTGCTGGGAATTCATCAATACTAATATGATTACAGACGATGGGCTTAAACATCGGTATCGTAATGGAGAAATTGCTATTAACGCCCACGCTGATGATTATGCATTTTTGATATGGGGACTGATAGAACTTTATGAGACAACTTACAAAACAGAATACCTTCGAAAAGCGGTATCCCTAAACAAGCAATTTATTGAACAGTTTTGGGATACTGAAGATGGTGGTTTCTATTTCACCTCTGAAAATAGTGAAAAGTTACTGGGACGTAAAAAGGAAGTATATGACGGGGCAATGCCCTCCAGTAATTCCGTAGCAATGTTAAATTTACTCAGATTGGGACGACTAACGGGAAATGCCAGATGGGAAGAGATGGCAGATCAATGCAACAAACTCTTTTCTTCTGATATTGAAAAAGCCCTTACCAGCTTTGGATTTGCATTGCAAAGTGTTGCTTTCACTTCTGCATATTCTAAGGAAGTGATAATCGTTGGGGACAAAAGTCATTCAACTACCCGGAGAATGCTGGGTGAATTGAATAGCCGGTTTCTACCAAACACAGTAGTCTTACTAAAAGAGCCCAAAAATGATTCCATCAATAAGCTAGCTTCTTTTGCTAAAGATTTTGAAATGAAAGATGGTGAACCTACCGCATATGTTTGCCAAAACTATAGCTGTGAACTGCCCGTAAATAGTACTAAAGAAATGGTTGAGCTTCTTAACCAATAA
- a CDS encoding metallophosphoesterase gives MSWLLKMTVLVSGLMAPAALYLSFRLYNLIKKRWQNVPSIKWAGPLLISSFFLFPLAGLIDYYTTNNVDLLAYPKILTYWFWFGLVFLFQLISWVVIADLLKLASRLHSSIESKVDRWYSHFIIAVFVLVFIFVGLKMHNNTTQIVAETQTIPVKEIPQPLKDFKIVHISDIQGDEYTGRQDIARYIQKVNKLNPDLIIFTGDLISYGTDFIAMAARELGKATATYGTVAVVGDHDYWAGTDTVEKALEKQGISLLRDENYSIRLDSVNSFVVTGVTEVYSKASSPNVVDSLTRNTADPQLKVFASHQVDKHLVKSAQQNNYDLMLAGHTHGGQIRIPFMGMSFSAAERETKYVSGLYQEGALPIHINNGLGFTLGPVRYGAPPTVTLLRLYKK, from the coding sequence GTGTCTTGGTTACTTAAAATGACGGTGTTGGTATCCGGCCTGATGGCGCCTGCCGCACTCTATTTATCTTTCCGGCTATATAACCTTATTAAGAAAAGATGGCAAAATGTGCCTTCTATAAAGTGGGCTGGTCCTTTATTGATAAGTTCTTTTTTCCTTTTTCCATTGGCAGGGTTAATCGATTATTATACTACAAACAATGTAGATCTGTTAGCCTATCCCAAGATATTAACCTATTGGTTCTGGTTTGGATTAGTATTTCTGTTTCAGCTTATTAGCTGGGTTGTAATAGCAGATCTTTTGAAGCTTGCTAGCAGGTTACACTCATCAATAGAATCCAAAGTAGATCGATGGTATTCTCATTTTATAATTGCTGTATTTGTTCTCGTCTTTATTTTTGTTGGGCTAAAAATGCATAATAATACAACTCAAATTGTAGCCGAAACACAAACAATCCCGGTAAAGGAAATACCTCAACCGCTCAAAGATTTTAAGATTGTTCATATTTCTGATATACAGGGAGATGAGTATACAGGGAGACAAGATATCGCACGTTATATCCAAAAAGTGAACAAGTTGAATCCCGATTTAATAATTTTCACAGGGGACCTGATTTCATATGGAACCGATTTTATTGCGATGGCAGCCCGTGAGCTTGGTAAGGCAACGGCTACCTATGGCACGGTTGCGGTTGTTGGAGATCATGATTATTGGGCTGGTACCGATACTGTTGAGAAAGCCTTAGAAAAACAGGGTATATCATTACTGAGGGATGAAAATTATAGCATCAGGCTGGATAGCGTCAATTCATTTGTAGTAACGGGTGTTACTGAGGTATACAGTAAGGCTTCATCGCCTAATGTGGTGGATTCACTAACACGAAATACCGCCGATCCACAGCTGAAGGTTTTTGCTTCGCATCAGGTAGATAAGCATTTGGTTAAAAGTGCCCAGCAAAATAACTATGATCTCATGCTGGCAGGCCATACCCATGGTGGACAAATTAGGATCCCATTCATGGGTATGAGTTTTTCTGCTGCTGAACGGGAAACCAAGTATGTAAGTGGGTTATATCAAGAAGGAGCGCTTCCGATCCATATAAATAATGGACTTGGTTTTACTTTGGGGCCTGTTCGATATGGGGCCCCTCCTACAGTTACGTTACTCCGACTTTATAAAAAGTAG
- a CDS encoding HNH endonuclease, whose translation MDARVLVLNKDYQPLSVCSVHRSIKLLFLDKAEMLHDYPERKLRTVSKDFDYPSVIRLRRYINIPYNKIVLSRHNIMKRDAKTCQYCGSSHNLTIDHVFPKSRGGKDTWENLVTACDRCNVEKGDRTPDEAGMPLNRKPFRPIHITFLQSVLGTVADDWKPYLYM comes from the coding sequence ATGGATGCACGTGTGCTGGTCTTAAATAAAGATTATCAACCGTTGAGTGTATGTTCGGTTCATCGCTCCATCAAGTTGCTGTTTCTGGATAAAGCAGAAATGCTGCATGATTACCCAGAGCGTAAACTTAGAACGGTATCAAAGGATTTTGATTATCCTTCTGTAATTCGGCTGCGTCGGTATATCAATATCCCATACAATAAGATTGTATTATCGCGGCATAACATCATGAAGCGCGATGCTAAAACATGCCAATATTGTGGTTCATCCCATAACCTTACTATTGACCATGTATTCCCAAAAAGCAGGGGAGGGAAGGATACTTGGGAGAACTTAGTTACGGCCTGTGACAGATGTAATGTAGAAAAGGGGGACCGAACACCTGACGAAGCGGGGATGCCGCTGAACAGAAAACCTTTTCGACCTATTCACATTACGTTTTTGCAATCAGTTCTGGGTACGGTGGCCGATGATTGGAAACCTTATCTGTATATGTAA
- a CDS encoding sigma-70 family RNA polymerase sigma factor — protein sequence MFIFNLLATIGKVAHGNSDDEVQLMKRIQSRDAYALEELYELYERLLFSMVLSIVKKREEAEDLLQEIFVKIWKKAESFDPERGNVYSWIVTVARNKAIDRIRSKGYKTQKKQSVSIHEPLFSLEGDKYDPMETTIFSDRAELVKKALDKIPEKQSEVIKIAYYRGMTQSEISDHLDIPLGTVKTRTRQGMIKLKRILGEFISTDG from the coding sequence GTGTTCATATTTAACTTACTTGCAACCATCGGAAAAGTGGCTCACGGCAATTCCGATGACGAAGTACAATTAATGAAGCGGATACAGTCGCGTGACGCTTATGCACTTGAAGAGCTTTATGAGCTTTATGAGCGGCTGTTGTTCAGCATGGTTCTTTCTATTGTAAAAAAACGAGAAGAAGCAGAAGATTTACTGCAAGAAATATTTGTTAAAATTTGGAAAAAAGCCGAGTCTTTTGACCCTGAGCGGGGCAATGTGTATAGCTGGATTGTAACTGTTGCACGTAATAAAGCAATCGATCGTATTCGTTCGAAAGGATATAAAACTCAGAAAAAGCAATCTGTTAGTATTCATGAGCCATTATTCTCGCTAGAAGGCGATAAATATGATCCTATGGAAACAACGATCTTTTCGGATCGAGCAGAATTGGTAAAAAAGGCTTTAGATAAAATCCCGGAGAAACAAAGTGAGGTTATTAAAATTGCTTATTACCGGGGTATGACTCAATCAGAAATTTCTGATCATTTAGATATTCCATTGGGAACGGTCAAAACTCGTACCCGACAAGGGATGATAAAATTGAAACGTATTTTAGGAGAATTTATATCAACTGATGGCTAA
- the mnmA gene encoding tRNA 2-thiouridine(34) synthase MnmA, translating to MSSKGRVLVAMSGGVDSSVAAVMLKEQGYDVIGITMKTWDYSRVGGKSDKETGCCTLESMNDARQIAVEHGFKHFIVDIRDEFGDWVIDRFVDDYMSGRTPNPCVLCNTHIKWAALLRRADNLGCDYIATGHYANVREENGRYVISKGLDPQKDQSYALWGVEQKHLARTIFPLGSYKKTEIRDMAEEFGLTKVADKPDSYEICFVPDDNYRRFLKDRVDGLEERVKGGKFVDQDGNIVGEHEGYPFYTIGQRRGLDLALGKRVYVTDIDPETNIITIGEKKDLVSTTCRAKNINLSKYGEVPRGEMEITGKIRYNDDGVIGTLKQLGEDEIQVEFPTGREAITPGQAVVCYEGNDVVGGGWIHKVNVDTDALLQDA from the coding sequence ATGAGTAGTAAAGGACGTGTATTAGTTGCTATGAGCGGAGGAGTAGACTCTTCCGTAGCGGCAGTAATGCTCAAAGAACAAGGTTATGATGTCATCGGAATTACGATGAAAACGTGGGATTACTCTCGCGTGGGCGGTAAGTCTGATAAGGAAACAGGCTGCTGTACACTCGAATCAATGAATGACGCGCGCCAAATAGCTGTTGAGCACGGTTTTAAGCACTTTATTGTGGATATCCGTGATGAATTTGGCGATTGGGTCATTGATCGTTTTGTGGATGACTATATGAGTGGCCGCACGCCCAATCCATGTGTTTTATGTAATACGCATATTAAATGGGCCGCCCTGTTACGAAGAGCTGATAACCTGGGCTGCGATTATATCGCTACAGGACATTATGCAAATGTACGGGAAGAGAATGGCCGGTATGTGATTTCAAAGGGATTGGATCCTCAAAAAGACCAGTCATATGCCCTTTGGGGGGTAGAACAGAAGCATCTGGCGCGCACAATTTTTCCGCTGGGTAGCTACAAAAAAACTGAAATTCGTGATATGGCCGAGGAATTTGGTCTTACTAAAGTAGCTGATAAGCCTGATTCCTATGAGATCTGCTTTGTACCGGATGATAATTATCGCCGATTTTTAAAGGATCGGGTTGACGGTTTAGAAGAGCGTGTTAAAGGCGGTAAATTTGTGGATCAGGATGGCAATATCGTTGGTGAGCATGAAGGCTATCCTTTCTATACTATTGGCCAACGTCGAGGATTAGATTTGGCGCTGGGTAAGCGTGTTTATGTCACGGATATCGATCCGGAAACAAATATTATTACCATAGGTGAAAAGAAAGATTTGGTAAGCACTACATGCCGTGCCAAAAATATTAATCTCAGTAAGTATGGTGAGGTTCCGAGAGGAGAGATGGAAATTACCGGTAAAATTCGCTATAACGATGATGGGGTTATAGGTACACTTAAGCAGCTTGGAGAAGATGAAATCCAGGTCGAGTTTCCAACAGGTCGTGAGGCCATTACTCCGGGACAAGCCGTTGTCTGTTACGAGGGGAATGATGTTGTAGGCGGAGGTTGGATTCACAAGGTGAATGTTGATACTGATGCCTTGCTACAAGACGCATAA
- a CDS encoding anti-sigma factor — protein MANQQTDSDKFEELCAGYVLHALEEEERKEFEQMLSEASDEERTLYQEMWSAANQLAFTFEPSAPSPELKDRLMDEIRAQEDKADTKGADNISSIDDTQDPGDDDFNWSAFAVAASFALIVVCLSLIFYSFNLSSTITEKEEVIAKKETTITELKSELQRKEEMLSILEAREIDLVMMAGLEVNPSGYGKIIWNAERQQALLQVSNLPTVPEDKDYQLWLIKDNKPVSAGVFAVKDEKDKFFKIEEMAEATEQSANAFAVTMEPKGGVPQPTGDMYLMGNVNNE, from the coding sequence ATGGCTAATCAACAAACAGATAGCGATAAATTTGAAGAGCTTTGTGCGGGCTATGTCCTCCATGCACTTGAAGAGGAGGAACGCAAAGAGTTTGAACAGATGCTTAGTGAAGCTTCTGACGAAGAACGGACCCTTTACCAAGAAATGTGGTCGGCTGCAAATCAGCTGGCATTCACATTTGAACCTAGCGCGCCCTCCCCTGAGCTAAAAGATCGGCTGATGGATGAAATCCGTGCTCAAGAAGATAAGGCTGATACCAAAGGTGCAGACAATATTAGTTCCATTGATGACACTCAAGACCCTGGCGATGACGATTTTAACTGGTCTGCCTTTGCTGTTGCTGCCTCTTTTGCTCTTATTGTTGTTTGCCTGAGCCTTATATTTTACTCTTTCAATTTAAGTTCTACCATAACCGAGAAAGAAGAAGTTATTGCTAAGAAAGAAACAACCATTACAGAGCTTAAAAGTGAACTCCAGCGTAAAGAAGAGATGCTTTCTATACTGGAAGCACGGGAAATCGATTTAGTGATGATGGCCGGACTTGAAGTTAACCCCAGTGGCTATGGCAAGATTATCTGGAATGCTGAAAGACAACAGGCCTTACTTCAAGTTTCTAACTTACCTACTGTTCCAGAAGATAAAGACTATCAACTTTGGTTGATTAAAGATAATAAACCTGTTAGTGCGGGAGTCTTTGCTGTAAAAGATGAAAAAGACAAGTTCTTTAAAATTGAAGAGATGGCTGAGGCTACCGAACAATCAGCTAACGCTTTTGCAGTTACGATGGAGCCTAAAGGCGGTGTGCCTCAACCTACCGGCGATATGTACTTAATGGGGAACGTTAATAATGAGTAG
- a CDS encoding DUF4412 domain-containing protein, which produces MKKASYLLSAMLMVACLSQPVSAQFEGQITYTSYEYAGAEQEEKDEFNLFITPDRILLQGENKYEFMGSLKTEGVLVRLDFEDFVFLTGDDKVLKISKSDITSMMKMFDNGGNTQEKVKDKSEDVSYERTGETKTIKGYKSEKFVFRDETEKDEHMEVWMTKDINVNWGMLAEPWNGSAQTMIDNFPMSIIFQEKYFPIRVESFDGGQKESLLEASNINESSVARAMVKVPSGVQVLSLQDYLFQKMSEQ; this is translated from the coding sequence ATGAAAAAAGCAAGCTATCTACTGTCGGCCATGTTAATGGTGGCCTGTTTATCTCAGCCGGTTTCAGCACAGTTCGAAGGTCAGATTACCTATACTTCATATGAGTATGCTGGAGCGGAACAGGAAGAAAAAGATGAGTTTAACTTATTTATTACTCCTGATCGGATTTTACTGCAGGGAGAAAATAAATATGAATTTATGGGATCATTAAAAACGGAAGGAGTTTTAGTCCGTCTCGACTTTGAGGATTTCGTTTTTTTAACTGGAGACGATAAAGTGCTGAAGATATCAAAATCGGACATTACCTCGATGATGAAGATGTTTGATAATGGCGGTAATACCCAAGAAAAAGTTAAAGATAAATCAGAAGATGTCAGTTACGAGCGTACCGGTGAGACCAAAACTATTAAAGGATATAAATCTGAGAAATTTGTGTTCAGGGACGAGACAGAGAAGGATGAACATATGGAGGTATGGATGACGAAGGATATCAACGTTAATTGGGGCATGTTGGCTGAACCCTGGAATGGCAGTGCACAGACGATGATTGATAACTTTCCGATGAGTATTATTTTTCAAGAAAAGTATTTTCCCATTCGAGTAGAAAGTTTTGACGGTGGACAAAAAGAGTCACTTCTTGAAGCTTCAAATATTAATGAATCTTCAGTTGCCCGTGCCATGGTAAAAGTCCCATCAGGAGTACAAGTATTGAGTTTACAGGATTATCTGTTTCAAAAGATGAGCGAGCAGTAA